TCCGGAAGAGACGGAGACGGACGTCAAAAACGGAAAACGGAAAACGACGAAAAAGAAAGTGTTCCCTGGCTATGTGCTCGTTGAGATGGTCATGACGGATGACTCATGGTATGTCGTGCGCAACACGCCGGGCGTCACTGGATTTGTTGGCTCAAGCGGAGCTGGTTCGAAACCGACGCCGCTTATGGAGGAAGAAGTAAAAATGATCTTGAAGCGGATGGGCATGCCGCTTGCCGAGGTTGACGTAGACTATGAGGTAAATGAAACGGTGCGGATCAAAGAAGGTCCGTTTGCGAACTTTACAGGGAAAATTGAAGCGATTGACCCGGATAAACATAAAGTGAAGCTGCTTGTCGATATGTTTGGGCGCGAAACACGGGTGGAGCTTGAGTTTTCGCAAATAGAAAAAATCTAATGGATAAAGAACTTGCAATTGATAGGGAAAAGTGATACTATTTTAAAGTCAGTATGTCTCTTAAACGGAGACATATGGCGGTGAACTTATACCCTTGTATAAGGGAGCCGTTTTGTTTTTACGCTGATCCTCTCAACTGAACGGGAGATAGGAAAACGGCTCAGTAGACCGGAGCCGGATGAGTGGGAGGGGCAATCCCTAATACCACATCACGGACTTAAGGAGGTGTGTCTCGTGGCGAAAAAAGTAATCAAGGTCGTCAAACTGCAAATTCCTGCAGGGAAAGCGAATCCGGCGCCGCCAGTAGGTCCTGCGTTGGGTCAAGCCGGTGTCAATATTATGGCGTTTTGCAAAGAGTTTAATGCCCGCACGGCGGACCAAGCAGGGTTGATCATTCCGGTTGAAATTACGGTTTTTGAAGACCGTTCATTTACATTCATCACGAAAACGCCGCCAGCCGCTGTATTGCTGAAAAAAGCGGCGGGCATTGAATCGGGCTCCGGCGAACCGAACCGCAACAAAGTGGCGACAATTAAACGCGACAAAGTACGTGAGATCGCTGAGCTGAAAATGCCGGATTTGAATGCGGCGAGCATTGAGGCGGCCATGCGCATGATCGAAGGCACGGCCCGCAGCATGGGCATTGTGATTGAAGACTAAAGCCGGTGCGTCGTTTGTAGGGGAGGTTGCGTCATTGGGCAACCTCTCTCTCCATGAACAAAAACAGCAAGACGGGCCCGATGAATGGGCATCCGTCCGCTTCTTCGTTTTCGAAAGAAGCGAAGAACGTTCAATGTGGGAGGTTTTTCCGCTAAAACCACAATCGAGGAGGATTTTTCACATGCCGAAAAGAGGAAAGAAATACTTAGAAGCATTGAAGCTCGTCGACCGCTCCAAAGCATACCCGATTGCTGAAGCAATCGAGCTCGTGAAAAAAACGAACATCGCGAAATTCGATGCCACGGTGGAAGTGGCGTTCCGTTTGGGCGTCGACCCGAAAAAAGCGGACCAACAAATTCGCGGCGCCGTCGTCCTGCCGCACGGCACAGGGAAAGTGGCGCGCGTGTTGGTGTTCGCGAAAGGGGAAAAAGCGAAAGAAGCAGAAGCGGCTGGCGCTGACTATGTCGGCGATGCAGAATATATCAACAAAATCCAGCAAGGTTGGTTTGACTTTGATGTCGTTGTTGCTACGCCGGACATGATGGGTGAAGTCGGGAAACTCGGCCGCATTTTAGGGCCGAAAGGGTTGATGCCAAACCCGAAAACCGGAACAGTCACGTTTGACGTAGCAAAAGCGGTGCAGGAAATCAAGGCTGGTAAAGTGGAATACCGCGTCGACAAAGCGGGCAACATCCACGTTCCGATCGGCAAAGTGTCGTTTGACAACGAGAAATTGGCTGAAAACTTCGCGGCCGTCTATGAAGCAATTTTGAAAGCCAAACCGGCGGCGGCAAAAGGGACGTACGTGAAAAACGTCACGATTACATCGACAATGGGCCCTGGCATCAAGGTTGACCCGTCCACGGTTGCTGTTGCACAATAACCGTTGACTTTTGTTTGTCCGTCTGTTAAAATGCCATTTGGCTGAACAAATGAATATCATTTGTACCGTAGACAGTAGGTGCCTGTTTGAGGCTTAATTTCCTACCGAGGTATGTGGACGATAGAACAGCGCGCCCTGCGTCGGGGACGAGCGGCGGTGCGTTGAACGACACCTCCATGTCTACGCGGCATGGAGGTTTTTTATTGAGCAGACGGTATAAGTGGTATTCTCTCATTTTCCTTACAGGAGGTGCAGGACGTGTCGAGCGCGATTGAACTGAAAAAACAAGTGGTCGCGGAAATCGCAGACAAATTCCGGGCCAGCAAGGCAACCGTCATCGTTGATTACCGCGGCTTGAACGTGGCGGAAATGACCGAGTTGCGCAAACAGCTGCGCGAGGCAGGCGTCGAGTTTAAAGTGTACAAAAACACCTTGACCCGCCGGGCGCTCGCGGAAGTCGGCTTGGAAGGACTGGATGAAGTGTTCACCGGTCCAAATGCCATCGCCTTCAGCAATGAAGATGTCGTGGCGCCGGCAAAAATTTTAAGCGAGTTTGCGAAAACGCATGAAGCATTGGAAATCAAAGGCGGCGTCATCGAAGGGAACATTGCCAGCAAAGAAGAAATCGATGCGTTGGCGAAACTCCCGTCCCGCGAAGGGTTGCTTTCGATGTTGCTTAGCGTTCTTCAAGCCCCGATCCGCAACTTTGCGCTTGCGATTAAAGCGGTGGCTGACAAGCAAGAGGAACAAGGCGCGTAATGGCGCATCGATATGTGCTTAACAATCATTCAGAAAACAAAGGAGGAAGTTGTGATGACGAAAGAACAAATCATTGAAGCAGTGAAAAATATGACCGTATTGGAATTAAACGAATTGGTGAAAGCGATCGAGGAAGAATTCGGCGTAACAGCTGCGGCTCCGGTTGTTGTCGCGGGCGGCGCAGCAGCTGGCGCTGAAGCAGCGGCAGAAAAAACGGAATTCGACGTCATTCTTGCCGACGCCGGCGCGCAAAAAATCAAAGTCATCAAAGTCGTTCGCGAAATCACTGGCCTCGGCCTGAAAGAAGCGAAAGACTTGGTCGACAACACCCCGAAGCCGATCAAAGAAGGCATTGCGAAAGAAGAAGCAGAAGAAATCAAAGCAAAACTCGAAGAAGCTGGCGCGAAAGTCGAAATCAAGTAATGGCTGCGCCATTGAAAAAAGAGGCTTGCCCGAAGCAAGGGACGGCCTCTTTTTTGTTACACTATATAACGGAAGGCAGTGCAGCCTGTCGACAAGGAGGAGGGGATGATGATGAGCGAGCATTATTACTCAGTCAATCCGACGTCGGAGCGAAACCCGCAAACGTGGACGTACGTGTTGCGGGGGCATGAATTCCGCTTTACGACCGACAGCGGAGTGTTTTCAAAGCGCGAAGTCGACTTTGGCACACGCCTGTTAATTGAAACGTTCGAGGAGCCGGGAGTGGCTGGGGATTTGTTGGATGTCGGCTGCGGATATGGGCCGATCGGGCTTGCCTTGGCCAAATCGTTTCCAAACCGGCGCGTTCACATGATTGATGTCAACGAGCGGGCGCTCGAACTGGCGCAGGAAAACAAGCAGGCAAACGGGATTGACAATGCGGTGATTTACAAAAGCGATCTTTTTTCGGAAGTCGGAGAACAGCGATTTGCAGCGGTCGTCACCAATCCGCCGATCCGGGCTGGCAAACGGGTCGTTTACGCGATTTTTGAACAAAGCCGCGATCATCTGCTCGATCATGGCGAGCTATGGGTCGTCATTCAAAAAAAGCAAGGCGCCCCATCGGCCTTGCAAAAGCTGAACGAATGCTTTCCTGCTGTAGAAGTCGTCGCGAAGAAAAAAGGATATTATATCATAAAGGCGAAAAAATGTTGACACCGTTTTTTTATTGTGGTAGCATTATAAAATGCTAAATATGCACATTTCCCGTGCAGAGGGGATGACGTATAATTTTGGACGCAATGGAAACAATGATAAAATCAATAAACAACGAACCATATGGTTTTCTATTGGAATAGAAACCATTTTCTTTTTTTCTCCATTCAACTCAACGCCTGGTTTCCTCGCGCCGGGAGCGTGTTAAATCCCCTAAATGAAACGGCGGTGCACGCAACGAAGCCGTTTCCGCCCGGATGGCGGGGGCCGGCCGCATGCATGCCTAGTGCTTTGCCCCGGAATGACGGAGCGGCCAGTCCGCCTTGAAGGCATTGATTGCTGAGCAGAGCGGATGATGGAGCTGTTCCGGTTCCGGTTTTCACTAATGTCTACATTTGAGGGGTGAATCACTCTTGACAGGCCGACTAGTTCAATACGGGCGACACCGCCAACGCAGAAGCTATGCACGCATCAGCGAAGTGCTGGAATTGCCGAACTTGATCGAAATTCAAACGTCCTCCTACCAATGGTTTCTCGATGAAGGGCTGCGGGAAATGTTTAGGGAAATTTCCCCGATTGAAGACTTTTCCGGCAATCTCTCGCTTGAATTTATCGACTATAGTTTAGGAGAACCGAAATATACGGTCGAAGAGGCGAAAGAACGCGACGTTACATATGCGGCGCCGCTTCGCGTCAAAGTTCGCTTGATTAATAAAGAAACGGGCGAAGTGAAAGAACAAGACGTGTTTATGGGCGATTTTCCGCTCATGACGGAAACCGGAACGTTTATTATCAATGGGGCGGAACGCGTCATTGTTTCCCAGCTCGTCCGTTCGCCAAGCGTCTATTACAGCGACAAAGTTGATAAAAACGGCAAACGCGGCTACTCGGCGACAGTGATTCCGAACCGCGGCGCATGGCTTGAATATGAAACCGATGCGAAAGACGTCGTTTACGTTCGCATCGACCGCACCCGTAAACTGCCCGTTACGGTGCTTCTCCGTGCGCTTGGGTTCAGCTCCGACCAAGAAATCATCGATCTGCTCGGCGACAACGAATACTTGCGCAATACGCTTGAAAAAGATAATACCGACAGCACGGAAAAAGCGTTGATTGAAATTTACGAGCGTCTTCGTCCGGGAGAGCCGCCGACGCTTGAGAATGCGAAAAATTTGCTGGCGTCGCGCTTTTTTGATCCGAAGCGCTATGACTTGGCGAGCGTAGGCCGTTATAAAATCAATAAAAAACTTCATATTAAAAACCGCCTGTTCAATCAGCGGCTCGCGGAAACGATCATTGATCCCGAAACCAAGGAAGTCATCGCCGAAGCTGGAGCGATGATCGACCGCCGAACGCTGAATCGCCTGCTCCCGTATTTGGAAAAAGGGGTCGGCTTACAGACATACCGCCCGGCCGAAGGGGTGGTGGACGGGGACATTTCGGTGCAAACGATCAAAATTTATGCCCCGAATGACCCGGATGGCGAAAAAGTGATCAACGTCATCGGCAACGGCTTCATCGCCGAGGATGTCAAACATATTACACCGGCTGACATCATTGCGTCGATCAGCTATTTCTTCAACTTGCTCCACGGCGTCGGCGATACGGATGACATCGACCATTTAGGCAACCGCCGTCTCCGTTCGGTCGGCGAACTATTGCAAAACCAATTCCGCATCGGCCTGTCGCGCATGGAGCGCGTCGTGCGCGAGCGCATGTCGATCCAAGATACGAACACGATTACGCCGCAGCAGCTGATCAACATCCGCCCAGTGATCGCGGCGATCAAAGAGTTTTTCGGCAGCTCGCAGCTGTCACAGTTCATGGATCAAACGAACCCATTGGCCGAACTGACGCACAAGCGGCGTCTGTCCGCGCTTGGCCCTGGCGGATTGACACGTGAGCGCGCTGGGTTTGAGGTGCGCGACGTTCACTATTCGCACTACGGGCGGATGTGTCCGATTGAAACGCCGGAAGGTCCGAACATCGGACTCATCAACTCGCTGTCCACTTACGCGAAAGTGAACAAGTTCGGCTTTATTGAAACGCCATACCGGCGCGTCGATCCGGAAACAGGGCGGGTGACGGACCAAATCGATTATTTGACAGCCGATGAAGAGGACAATTACGTTGTAGCGCAGGCGAACGTACCGCTTGCGGAGGACGGCACGTTCCTTGAAGAAAACGTTGTCGCCCGTTTCCGCGGCGAGAACATCGTCGTCAAGCGCGATCGCGTCGACTACATGGACGTTTCGCCGAAGCAAGTCGTCTCGGCAGCGACGGCGTGCATCCCATTTTTGGAAAACGACGACTCGAACCGCGCGCTGATGGGAGCGAACATGCAGCGGCAAGCCGTGCCGCTGTTGGAACCCGAAGCGCCGATCGTTGGCACGGGGATGGAGTATGTTTCGGCGAAAGACTCGGGCGCAGCGGTCATTTGCAAGCACCGCGGCATCGTCGAGCGCGTCGAAGCAAAGGAAATTTGGGTGCGTCGGCTGATTGAAGTGGACGGCAAAGAAGTCAAGGGTGATCTAGATAAATATCGGTTGCTGAAATTCGTTCGTTCGAACCAAGGCACGTGCTACAACCAGCGGCCGATCGTGAAAAAAGGCGATATCGTTGAGAAGGGCGAAATTTTGGCCGATGGCCCGTCGATGGATAAGGGCGAATTGGCGCTTGGCCGCAATGTGCTTGTCGCTTTTATGACATGGGACGGTTACAACTACGAAGACGCGATCATCATGAGCGAACGGCTCGTCAAAGAAGACGTGTATACATCAATTCATATTGAAGAGTATGAAGCCGAATCGCGCGATACGAAACTCGGTCCGGAAGAAATTACGCGCGACATTCCAAACGTCGGCGAGGATGCGCTGAAAAACTTGGATGAACGCGGCATCGTCCGCATCGGCGCAGAAGTCAAAGACGGCGACTTGCTCGTCGGCAAAGTGACGCCAAAAGGAATGACCGAGCTGACGGCGGAAGAGCGGCTTTTGCACGCGATCTTCGGCGAAAAAGCGCGCGAGGTGCGTGATACGTCGTTGCGCGTCCCGCACGGCGGCGGCGGTATCGTCCTTGACGTGAAAGTGTTCAACCGCGAAGACGGCGACGAGCTTCCGCCGGGTGTCAATCAACTGGTGCGCGTCTATATTGTGCAAAAGCGGAAAATTTCCGAGGGCGACAAAATGGCAGGCCGCCACGGAAACAAAGGGGTTATTTCCCGCATTTTGCCGGAGGAAGATATGCCCTTCTTGCCGGATGGCACGCCGATTGACATCATGTTAAACCCACTCGGCGTTCCGTCGCGGATGAACATCGGGCAAGTATTTGAGCTGCACCTTGGCATGGCGGCGAAAAAACTCGGCCTGCACATCGCCTCCCCGGTCTTTGACGGGGCGACGGAGGAAGACGTTTGGAACATCCTCGAAGAGGCAGGTCTAGCGCGCGATGCAAAAACGGTGCTGTATGACGGACGGACGGGTGAACCGTTTGATAACCGCGTGTCGGTTGGGATCATGTACATGATCAAGCTCGCCCACATGGTCGACGACAAGCTTCATGCCCGTTCCACCGGCCCGTACTCACTCGTCACTCAACAGCCGCTCGGCGGCAAGGCGCAGTTCGGCGGCCAGCGCTTTGGTGAGATGGAAGTATGGGCGCTTGAGGCGTATGGGGCGGCATACACGTTGCAAGAAATTTTGACCGTCAAGTCCGACGATGTCGTCGGCCGTGTCAAAACGTACGAGGCGATCGTCAAAGGGGAAAACATTCCGGAGCCGGGTGTGCCGGAGTCGTTTAAAGTGTTGATCAAAGAGCTGCAAAGCTTGGGCATGGACGTCACGATTTTGACGAGCGATGAACAAGAAGTGAACATGGAAAACTTTGATGATGATGATGACCATGCACCGGATGCCATCATGGTGGACGTCAAACCGGCCGAACGGGAAGAAGCCGGCGAAGAGAAAGATGCGGTGACGAAAGAATAAACCGGCCATAACGGCCAGGCGGGGAGTTGTTCCCCGCCATTGGCCGCTTGAGCGAACGGAAAACCGACGGATCAAAAAGGGAGGTATACCCCTTGCTAGATGTCAATAAGTTTGAGTACATGAAAATTGGGCTCGCTTCCCCGGAGAAAATTCGTTCTTGGTCGTATGGCGAAGTCAAAAAGCCGGAGACAATCAACTATCGGACGTTAAAGCCGGAAAAAGACGGCTTGTTTTGCGAGCGCATTTTCGGTCCGACGAAAGACTGGGAATGCCATTGCGGCAAATATAAACGCGTTCGCTACAAAGGCGTCGTCTGCGACCGCTGCGGCGTCGAAGTGACGCGCTCGAAAGTCCGCCGCGAACGGATGGGCCATATTGAGCTCGCCGCCCCGGTTTCGCACATCTGGTATTTCAAAGGCATCCCGAGCCGGATGGGATTGGTTCTTGACATGTCGCCGCGGGCGCTCGAAGAGGTCATTTATTTTGCATCCTATGTCGTCACCGACCCGGGTGATACGCCGCTTGAGAAAAAGCAGCTGTTGTCGGAAAAGGAATACCGCGCCTATCGCGAGAAGTACGGTCAATCGTTCCAAGCGTCGATGGGGGCGGAGGCGATCAAAAAGCTGCTCCAAGACATTGATTTGGATAAAGAGGTGGCCGCGCTGAAAGAAGAGCTGAAAACAGCGCAAGGGCAACGGCGCGCCCGCATCATTAAGCGGCTTGAAGTGCTTGAAGCGTTCCGCAGTTCAGGGAACGATCCGGCATGGATGGTGCTTGATGTACTGCCGGTCATTCCGCCGGAGTTGCGTCCAATGGTTCAGCTTGACGGCGGGCGGTTTGCAACATCGGATTTGAACGATTTGTACCGCCGCGTCATCAACCGCAACAACCGGCTGAAACGGCTGCTTGATCTCGGTGCGCCGAACATTATCGTCCAAAATGAGAAGCGGATGCTGCAAGAGGCGGTTGATGCTTTGATCGATAACGGCCGCCGCGGCCGTCCGGTGACCGGTCCGGGGAACCGTCCGTTAAAATCGCTTTCTCATATGCTGAAAGGGAAGCAAGGCCGCTTCCGGCAAAACTTGCTCGGCAAGCGCGTGGACTATTCCGGCCGTTCCGTCATCGTCGTCGGCCCGAACTTGAAAATGTACCAATGCGGCTTGCCGAAAGAAATGGCGCTAGAGTTGTTCAAGCCGTTTGTTATGAAGGAGCTTGTCGAGCGGGGCTTGGCGCACAACATTAAAAGCGCGAAACGGAAAATCGAGCGCGTCCATCCGGAAGTATGGGATGTGCTGGAAGATGTCATTAAAGAACATCCGGTGCTGTTAAACCGCGCCCCGACGCTGCACCGTCTCGGCATTCAGGCGTTTGAACCAACGCTTGTGGAAGGGCGGGCGATCCGTCTTCATCCGCTTGTTTGCACGGCGTACAACGCTGACTTTGACGGCGACCAAATGGCGGTGCACGTGCCGCTGTCAGCTGAGGCGCAAGCCGAAGCGCGCTTGTTGATGTTGGCGGCGCAAAACATTTTGAACCCGAAAGATGGGAAGCCGGTCGTGACACCATCACAAGACATGGTGTTGGGCAACTACTACTTGACGATGGAGCGCGAGGGAGCCATCGGCGAAGGCATGGTGTTCAAAGACACGGACGAGGCGCTGCTTGCTTACCATAACGGCTACGTCCATCTCCATTCGCGCATTGCCATTCATGCCGGTTCGCTGAAAAACGAAACGTTTACCGAAGAGCAAAACAACAAGTTGCTCTTAACGACCGTCGGCAAGCTCATTTTCAACGAAATTTTGCCGAATTCGTTCCCGTACATCAACGAGCCGACGACGGAAAACATTGAAGGGCGGACGCCGGACAAGTACTTCCTTGACAAAGGGGTCAACGTGCGCGAAGAAATTCGCAAGCGCGAACTCGTGCCGCCGTTTAAGAAAAAAGTGCTCGGGCAAATTATCGCTGAAGTGTTCAAACGGTTCAAAATCACCGAAACATCGAAGATGCTCGACCGCATGAAAGACCTTGGCTTCCAATATTCGACGAAGGCCGGCATCACGATCGGCGTGGCCGATATCGTCGTCCTGCCGGAAAAACAAGAAATTTTGGATGAAGCGCAAGCGAAAGTTGATACGGTTTTGAAGCAGTTCCGCCGCGGGTTGATTACCGACGAAGAGCGGTACGAGCGCGTCATCTCCATCTGGAGCGCGGCGAAAGACAAAATTCAAGACCGGTTGATGAAGTCGCTTGATAAACGCAACCCGATCTTTATGATGAGCGATTCCGGAGCGCGCGGGAACGCGTCGAACTTTACGCAGCTTGCGGGGATGCGCGGTTTGATGGCCAACCCGGCCGGCCGGATCATTGAGCTGCCGATCAAGTCGTCGTTCCGCGAAGGCTTGACGGTGTTGGAATACTTTATCTCGACGCACGGCGCGCGAAAAGGATTGGCGGATACGGCGCTCAAAACGGCCGACTCAGGCTATCTCACGCGCCGCCTTGTCGACGTGGCCCAAGACGTCATCGTCCGCGAAGAAGATTGCGGCACCGACCGCGGCATTTTGGCGCGGGCGCTGACGGATGGCACGGAAGTTGTCGTCAAGCTTGAAGAGCGGCTTGTCGGCCGCTATGCGCACAAAACGGTGCGCCATCCGGAAACGGGCGAAGTGATCGTCCGCAAAGACGAGATGATCACCGAAGATATCGCCAATGAGATCATTAAAGCCGGCATTACGGAAGTATGGATTCGCTCCGTATTCGCCTGCAACACGCGCCATGGCGTCTGCAAAAAATGTTACGGCCGCAACATGGCGACCGGCATGGACGTCGAAGTTGGCGAAGCCGTCGGCATTATCGCCGCTCAGTCGATCGGCGAGCCGGGCACGCAGCTGACAATGCGGACGTTCCATACAGGCGGCGTCGCCGGCGACGATATCACTCAAGGTTTGCCGCGGGTGCAAGAGCTGTTTGAAGCGCGCAACCCGAAAGGGCAAGCGGTCATTTCTGAAATCGACGGCACGGTTATTTCGATTAATGAAACGCGCGACAACCAATATGAAATCGTCGTGCAAAGCGAGGTCGAAACGCGTACGTATGTAGCGCCGTACAACGCGCGGCTGAAAGTCGAAGAAGGTCAGCGCGTCGAACGCGGCCAAGAGCTGACAGAAGGCTCGGTCGACCCGAAACAGTTGTTGCGCGTGCGCGATATTACATCCGTTCAAGAGTACTTGCTTCGTGAAGTGCAAAAAGTGTACCGGATGCAAGGGGTGGAAATCAGCGATAAGCATATCGAGGTCATGGTGCGGCAAATGCTGCGCAAAGTGCGCGTCATCGATGCCGGCGACACCGATGTGCTGCCGGGCACGCTGTTGGATGTCCACCAGTTTACGGATGTCAACGCCAAAGCTCTTCGCGAAGGGAAACGGCCGGCGACGGCCCGCCAGGTGTTGCTCGGCATCACGAAAGCGTCGCTTGAGACGGATTCGTTCTTGTCGGCTGCTTCGTTCCAAGAAACGACGCGCGTCTTGACGGATGCGGCCATCAAAGGAAAACGTGATGAACTGCTTGGCTTGAAGGAAAACGTCATTATCGGCAAACTCGTCCCGGCTGGAACCGGTATGGCCCGCTACCGGAAAGTGAAGCCGGCCGTCAAAAAGGAAACGGCTAGCGACACGGTGTCTTCCAAATAACGCGAACCAAGTGGCCGGCTAAGGCGCTCCTTGGCCGGCCATCATCTAATTAAAAATCCAGTTGACAATTGACAAAGAAAATGGTAGTCTAATAAAGGTGTTCCAACAACCTGGTACTTTGGAGGATATGTTACATGTCTTATGAAAAAGTATTACAGGCTGGAAAAATTGTCATTGGAACCAAACAAACGATAAGGGCTTTAAAGGAAGGGAAAGCAGCGGAAGTGATCGTGGCGGAGGATGCCGACTTGCCGATCATCGAAAAAGTGACCGCCGCCGCCAATGAGGCAAACGTGCCGGTCACAAAAGTCGATTCGATGAAAAAGCTTGGCAAGGCGTGCAAAATCCAAGTCGGTGCGGCCGCGGTGGCGATCCTTCGGTAACGTTTTGCCTTTCTCCCCTAAAACCTTTATTTGCATAAACGATGAACCACCTGGATATGTGGGCTTAAACGATGCATGCGAAAGGAGGATCTTTTCATGCCTACAATCAACCAATTGGTCCGCAAAGGACGCGAGAAAAAAGTCGTTAAATCGAAATCCCCTGCGTTGAACAAAGGGTATAACAGCTTCAAAAAAGAGCAAACGAATGTGTCGTCTCCGCAAAAACGCGGCGTTTGCACGCGTGTCGGCACGATGACGCCGAAAAAACCGAACTCGGCGTTGCGGAAATACGCCCGTGTCCGCTTGACAAATGGGATTGAAGTTACGGCGTACATTCCGGGGATCGGCCATAACTTGCAAGAACACAGCGTTGTGCTCATCCGCGGCGGACGTGTCAAAGACTTGCCGGGGGTACGCTACCATATCATCCGTGGGGCGCTGGATGCTGCAGGCGTAGCGAACCGGATGCAAGGTCGTTCGAAATACGGCGCGAAAAAACCAAAAGCAGCGAAAAAATAATGAAATGAAGAGAATGTTTTCCTGAAGGGAGGAAACACTATGCCACGTAGAGGCCCTGTTGCTAAACGTGACGTACTGCCAGATCCAATTTACAATTCGAAGCTTGTTACCCGTTTGATCAATAAAATTATGATCGACGGCAAAAAATCAAAAGCGCAAAAAATTCTTTACACCGCGTTTGATATTATCCGTGAGCGCACGGGTAAAGATCCAATGGAAGTGTTTGAGCAAGCGTTGAAAAACGTTATGCCGGTGTTGGAAGTGCGCGCTCGCCGCGTTGGTGGGGCGAACTACCAAGTTCCGGTCGAGGTTCGTCCGGACCGCCGCGTTTCTCTCGGTTTGCGCTGGCTCGTGCAATATGCACGTCTTCGCAACGAAAAAACGATGGAAGAGCGCTTGGCAAATGAAATTATGGATGCTGCCAACAACACGGGTGCAGCGGTGAAAAAACGCGAAGATACACATAAAATGGCTGAAGCGAACCGCGCGTTTGCCCATTACCGCTGGTAAGGAGCGTCGCCTAAAGGAAATAGGTGAGGAGGCACTGCGGTTGCCTATTCACCTATCTTCCTATATATTGCGGCCTTTCCGGTCGCGCGTGGGACAACTTCAAAGACAAGGGGATTGCGCCATCGATGGCGGCGCCATCTACTTATATTTCATATTTGAAGGAAGGAGAAAATAACCACTATGGCAAGAGAGTTCTCCTTAGAAAACACTCGCAACATAGGGATCATGGCGCACATTGACGCCGGGAAAACGACGACGACTGAACGGATCTTGTTCTATACCGGCCGCGTTCATAAAATCGGGGAAGTGCATGAAGGTGCGGCAACGATGGACTGGATGGAACAAGAACAAGAGCGCGGAATTACGATCACGTCGGCGGCGACAACGGCGCAATGGAAAGGCCATCGCATCAACATCATCGACACGCCGGGGCACGTCGACTTTACGGTCGAGGTTGAGCGTTCGTTGCGCGTATTGGACGGGGCCATCACAGTCTTAGACGCGCAATCGGGTGTTGAACCGCAAACGGAAACCGTTTGGCGCCAAGCGACGACATATGGCGTCCCACGGATCGTGTTCGTCAACAAAATGGATAAAATCGGCGCCGATTTCTTGTATTCGGTGAAAACGCTCCATGACCGCCTGCAAGCAAATGCCCATCCGGTGCAACTGCCGATCGGCGCTGAAGATCAATTCTCCGGCATTATCGACTTGGTTGAAATGTGCGCGTACCATTACCATGATGAGCTTGGCAAAAACATTGAGCGCATTGACATTCCGGAAGAATACCGCGATATGGCAGAAGAGTACCATAACAAGCTGATTGAGGCGGTCGCTGAGCTGGACGAAGAATTAATGATGAAATATTTGGAAGGGGAAGAAATCACGACGGAAGAGCTGAAGGCCGCGATCCGCAAAGCGACGATCAGCGTTGAATTCTTCCCGGTCTTCTGCGGTTCGGCATTCAAAAACAAAGGTGTTCAGCTGCTTCTTGACGGCGTTGTCGAC
Above is a window of Geobacillus thermoleovorans DNA encoding:
- the nusG gene encoding transcription termination/antitermination protein NusG yields the protein MEKNWYVVHTYSGYENKVKANLEKRVESMGMKDKIFRVVVPEETETDVKNGKRKTTKKKVFPGYVLVEMVMTDDSWYVVRNTPGVTGFVGSSGAGSKPTPLMEEEVKMILKRMGMPLAEVDVDYEVNETVRIKEGPFANFTGKIEAIDPDKHKVKLLVDMFGRETRVELEFSQIEKI
- the rplK gene encoding 50S ribosomal protein L11, with translation MAKKVIKVVKLQIPAGKANPAPPVGPALGQAGVNIMAFCKEFNARTADQAGLIIPVEITVFEDRSFTFITKTPPAAVLLKKAAGIESGSGEPNRNKVATIKRDKVREIAELKMPDLNAASIEAAMRMIEGTARSMGIVIED
- the rplA gene encoding 50S ribosomal protein L1, which translates into the protein MPKRGKKYLEALKLVDRSKAYPIAEAIELVKKTNIAKFDATVEVAFRLGVDPKKADQQIRGAVVLPHGTGKVARVLVFAKGEKAKEAEAAGADYVGDAEYINKIQQGWFDFDVVVATPDMMGEVGKLGRILGPKGLMPNPKTGTVTFDVAKAVQEIKAGKVEYRVDKAGNIHVPIGKVSFDNEKLAENFAAVYEAILKAKPAAAKGTYVKNVTITSTMGPGIKVDPSTVAVAQ
- the rplJ gene encoding 50S ribosomal protein L10, which codes for MSSAIELKKQVVAEIADKFRASKATVIVDYRGLNVAEMTELRKQLREAGVEFKVYKNTLTRRALAEVGLEGLDEVFTGPNAIAFSNEDVVAPAKILSEFAKTHEALEIKGGVIEGNIASKEEIDALAKLPSREGLLSMLLSVLQAPIRNFALAIKAVADKQEEQGA
- the rplL gene encoding 50S ribosomal protein L7/L12 produces the protein MTKEQIIEAVKNMTVLELNELVKAIEEEFGVTAAAPVVVAGGAAAGAEAAAEKTEFDVILADAGAQKIKVIKVVREITGLGLKEAKDLVDNTPKPIKEGIAKEEAEEIKAKLEEAGAKVEIK
- a CDS encoding class I SAM-dependent methyltransferase, which encodes MSEHYYSVNPTSERNPQTWTYVLRGHEFRFTTDSGVFSKREVDFGTRLLIETFEEPGVAGDLLDVGCGYGPIGLALAKSFPNRRVHMIDVNERALELAQENKQANGIDNAVIYKSDLFSEVGEQRFAAVVTNPPIRAGKRVVYAIFEQSRDHLLDHGELWVVIQKKQGAPSALQKLNECFPAVEVVAKKKGYYIIKAKKC